From a region of the Janthinobacterium sp. 61 genome:
- a CDS encoding RluA family pseudouridine synthase, with protein sequence MADSAFDSLSDHGAEDAFDGDFAADDAFEIMAPITLELTPDACGHRLDKVISKLVPQYSRSRLQLWLEAGFVTVDGKVAKRNMTAYGDEKIVILPQSAPEDEAFKPEAMELNIVHEDEHIIVINKPAGLVVHPGPGNWSGTLLNGLLHHCPQLAGVPRAGIVHRLDKDTSGLMVVGKTLASQTDLVRQLQARTVKREYFALVWGTPKMAGTIDASIARHPRDRVKMAVSENFTAKPAITHYELIGSGELDRRPVSLMQCRLETGRTHQIRVHMQHLGFALVGDSVYGKQHLVSVFSRQALQARRLGLVHPGTLEACEWIVPLADDFAELIATAGIPEPEQV encoded by the coding sequence TTGGCTGACTCCGCGTTTGACTCCCTTTCTGACCATGGCGCCGAAGATGCGTTTGACGGCGATTTTGCCGCCGACGACGCCTTCGAGATCATGGCCCCGATTACATTGGAACTGACGCCGGACGCCTGCGGCCACCGCCTCGATAAAGTCATCTCCAAGCTGGTGCCGCAATACTCGCGCAGCCGCTTGCAATTGTGGCTGGAAGCCGGTTTCGTGACCGTCGATGGAAAAGTTGCCAAACGCAACATGACCGCCTATGGCGACGAAAAGATCGTCATTCTGCCGCAAAGCGCGCCGGAAGACGAGGCTTTTAAGCCGGAAGCGATGGAATTGAACATCGTGCACGAAGATGAGCATATCATCGTGATCAACAAACCGGCCGGACTGGTCGTGCATCCTGGCCCCGGCAACTGGTCGGGCACCCTGCTCAACGGCTTGCTGCACCACTGTCCGCAACTGGCTGGCGTGCCACGCGCCGGTATCGTGCACCGCCTGGACAAGGATACCAGCGGCCTGATGGTGGTCGGCAAGACCCTGGCCTCGCAAACGGACCTGGTGCGCCAGTTGCAGGCGCGCACCGTCAAGCGCGAGTATTTTGCGCTGGTGTGGGGCACGCCGAAAATGGCGGGCACCATCGACGCATCCATCGCACGCCATCCGCGCGACCGGGTCAAGATGGCCGTCTCGGAGAATTTCACCGCCAAGCCCGCCATCACGCATTATGAATTGATCGGCAGCGGCGAACTCGACCGGCGTCCCGTCAGCCTGATGCAATGCCGCCTGGAAACAGGCCGCACGCACCAGATTCGCGTGCACATGCAGCATCTGGGGTTTGCACTGGTCGGTGACTCCGTATACGGCAAGCAGCACCTGGTATCCGTCTTCTCGCGCCAGGCATTGCAGGCGCGCCGCCTGGGTCTGGTGCATCCGGGCACCCTGGAAGCGTGCGAGTGGATCGTGCCGCTGGCCGATGATTTCGCCGAGCTGATCGCCACAGCGGGCATTCCCGAGCCAGAACAGGTCTGA
- a CDS encoding outer membrane protein assembly factor BamD, which produces MQKKLSLVVASVVLLGMSACSLLPEKVDETKNWSVTKLYSEAREEMAGQHYEAAIGLFQKLEANYPFGNYALQAQMEIAYAYYKAGDQAQALAAVERFIKLHPNHANVDYMYYLRGLISFNDQISFLNFLYEQDPTERDPKATREAFAAFKQLVDKFPNSKYAPDSLARMNYLIDAMAKYEVHVARYYYRRGAYLAAANRAQTTVSDFAASPAIEEALFIMYRSYDKLGLTDLRDDTLRVLTKNYPNTAFLSPEGVNKERKWWKFWQ; this is translated from the coding sequence ATGCAAAAAAAATTATCGTTGGTAGTCGCTTCAGTCGTTCTGCTCGGCATGTCCGCTTGCAGCTTGTTGCCTGAAAAAGTGGATGAGACCAAAAACTGGTCCGTTACGAAATTATACTCGGAGGCGCGTGAAGAAATGGCCGGGCAGCACTATGAAGCTGCAATCGGCCTGTTCCAGAAGCTGGAGGCTAACTATCCTTTCGGCAACTATGCTCTGCAAGCGCAGATGGAGATCGCTTACGCGTATTATAAGGCGGGAGACCAGGCGCAGGCACTGGCTGCCGTCGAACGCTTCATCAAGTTGCATCCGAACCACGCCAATGTAGACTATATGTACTACTTGCGTGGCCTGATCAGCTTTAACGATCAGATCAGCTTCCTGAACTTCCTGTACGAGCAAGACCCGACCGAGCGCGACCCGAAAGCCACGCGCGAAGCGTTTGCGGCCTTCAAGCAACTGGTCGACAAGTTTCCAAATAGCAAGTACGCGCCCGATTCGCTGGCCCGCATGAACTATTTGATCGATGCAATGGCGAAATACGAAGTGCACGTGGCGCGTTATTACTACCGCCGCGGCGCCTACCTGGCCGCCGCCAACCGCGCGCAAACGACGGTCAGCGACTTTGCCGCTTCGCCCGCCATCGAAGAAGCGCTGTTCATCATGTACCGCTCGTATGACAAGCTGGGCCTGACCGACCTGCGCGACGACACTTTGCGCGTGCTGACCAAGAACTACCCGAACACGGCATTCCTCAGCCCGGAAGGGGTGAACAAGGAACGCAAGTGGTGGAAATTCTGGCAGTAA
- the yaaA gene encoding peroxide stress protein YaaA: MLIVLSPAKSLDLETPPTTSLHSTPDFLDHSAQLIERMRQFSPAEVGSLMGISDALSALNVARYASWTPKLAEARQAIMAFNGDVYAGFEARSLQPAQLDYAQSRVRILSGLYGLLRPLDLIHPHRLEMGTRLSTARGKDLYAFWGDTITNGLNRTAKEQGAKVLVNLASEEYFKSVKPRQLDVPVIAPVFEDWKNGKYKIISFYAKRARGMLARYAAVNQIRDPQQLKQFDVDGYAYVPEASNDKSWVFRRKVAE, encoded by the coding sequence ATGTTGATCGTGCTTTCGCCCGCCAAGAGTCTCGACCTGGAGACGCCGCCAACAACCTCGTTGCACAGCACTCCCGATTTTCTCGACCATTCCGCCCAGCTCATCGAGCGCATGCGTCAGTTCTCGCCCGCCGAAGTGGGTAGCCTGATGGGCATTTCCGACGCCTTGTCCGCTCTCAACGTGGCCCGTTACGCCTCCTGGACGCCCAAGCTGGCGGAAGCGCGCCAGGCCATCATGGCCTTCAATGGCGACGTGTATGCCGGTTTCGAGGCGCGCAGCCTGCAGCCTGCACAGCTCGACTATGCCCAGTCGCGCGTGCGTATTTTATCGGGTCTGTACGGCTTGCTGCGCCCGCTGGACCTGATCCACCCGCACCGCCTGGAAATGGGCACGCGCCTGTCGACCGCGCGCGGCAAGGATTTGTATGCGTTCTGGGGCGACACCATCACCAATGGCCTGAACCGCACGGCAAAAGAGCAGGGCGCGAAAGTGCTGGTCAATCTGGCTTCCGAAGAATATTTCAAATCCGTCAAGCCGCGCCAGCTGGACGTGCCCGTCATCGCGCCCGTGTTCGAGGACTGGAAGAATGGCAAGTATAAAATCATCTCGTTTTACGCCAAGCGTGCGCGCGGCATGCTGGCCCGCTATGCGGCCGTCAACCAGATCCGCGATCCCCAGCAGCTGAAACAGTTCGATGTCGATGGCTATGCGTATGTGCCGGAAGCGTCGAACGATAAGAGCTGGGTGTTCCGGCGCAAAGTAGCTGAATAA
- a CDS encoding putative toxin-antitoxin system toxin component, PIN family — MIPAPQKLVLDTNVCLDLFVFNDPRWAGLLAAMESGAVHAITREDCRAEYLVVLHYKHLPLDEASRAVAAARFDAHITVVAPPVSGVRLPVCTDKDDQKFLELARDANADILITKDKALLKLARKTAKAGMFKIMVPEGWALPG, encoded by the coding sequence ATGATACCTGCTCCACAAAAACTCGTCCTCGACACCAACGTTTGCCTCGACCTCTTCGTCTTCAACGACCCCCGCTGGGCGGGCCTGCTGGCGGCCATGGAAAGCGGCGCCGTGCACGCCATCACGCGCGAAGATTGCCGCGCGGAATATCTTGTCGTATTGCATTACAAACACCTGCCGCTCGACGAAGCCAGCCGCGCGGTTGCCGCCGCCCGCTTCGACGCCCACATCACGGTGGTGGCGCCGCCCGTCTCCGGCGTGCGCCTGCCCGTCTGCACGGACAAGGATGACCAGAAATTCCTCGAACTGGCGCGCGACGCCAACGCCGACATTCTCATCACCAAGGACAAGGCCCTGCTGAAACTGGCCCGCAAGACGGCCAAGGCCGGCATGTTCAAGATCATGGTGCCGGAAGGCTGGGCCTTACCAGGCTGA
- a CDS encoding pyridoxal phosphate-dependent aminotransferase codes for MNSQSLPHLTPSLTSRLPLVGTTVFTRMSSLAAQHGAVNLGQGFPDFDCDPALVDLVSNAMRAGHNQYPMMTGAAPLREAIAAKIASLYGHSYDAGTEITVTAGATQALTTAILCCVHPGDEVIVIEPAYDSYLPAIALAGGVPVLVAMQVGEQGYSVPWDKLAAAVSPRTRLIIINTPHNPTGTILRPADVAALADIVRGTQMLILSDEVYEHMVYDGVPHASLSRHPELAARSFIVSSFGKTYHVTGWKVGYVAAPLALTAEFRKVHQYNVFSVNTPMQHGIAGYMAKPQPYLDLPAFYQRKRDLFRDGMAGSRFTLLPADGTYFQCVRYDAISQETEAQFAEWLTTEIKVAAIPVSAFYAQGKESNIVRFCFAKQDDTLRLALERLRSI; via the coding sequence ATGAACAGCCAGTCCCTGCCCCATCTGACTCCCAGCCTGACCTCCCGCTTGCCTCTAGTGGGCACCACCGTATTTACCCGCATGTCCAGCCTGGCGGCCCAGCATGGTGCCGTCAACCTTGGCCAGGGCTTTCCCGACTTCGATTGCGACCCCGCCCTGGTCGATCTCGTCAGCAATGCCATGCGCGCCGGCCACAACCAGTATCCGATGATGACGGGCGCCGCCCCCTTGCGCGAAGCGATTGCCGCGAAGATCGCCAGCCTGTACGGCCACAGCTATGATGCGGGCACGGAGATCACCGTCACGGCCGGCGCCACGCAGGCGCTCACCACGGCCATACTGTGCTGCGTGCACCCGGGCGACGAAGTCATCGTCATCGAACCGGCCTACGACAGCTACCTGCCCGCCATCGCGCTGGCCGGCGGCGTGCCCGTGCTGGTAGCCATGCAAGTGGGTGAGCAAGGCTACAGCGTGCCCTGGGACAAGCTGGCCGCGGCCGTCAGCCCCAGGACGCGCTTGATCATCATCAATACGCCCCACAACCCGACTGGCACCATACTGCGTCCTGCCGATGTGGCGGCGCTGGCCGACATCGTGCGCGGCACGCAAATGTTGATCCTCTCCGACGAAGTGTACGAACACATGGTGTACGACGGCGTGCCGCACGCTTCGCTCTCACGCCATCCGGAACTGGCGGCGCGCAGCTTCATCGTCTCCAGCTTCGGCAAGACGTATCACGTGACGGGCTGGAAAGTGGGCTATGTGGCGGCACCGTTGGCCCTGACGGCGGAATTTCGCAAGGTGCACCAGTACAACGTTTTTTCCGTCAACACGCCGATGCAGCACGGCATTGCCGGCTACATGGCCAAGCCGCAGCCCTACCTGGACTTGCCCGCGTTTTACCAGCGCAAGCGCGATTTGTTCCGCGACGGCATGGCCGGAAGCCGCTTCACCCTGCTGCCGGCCGACGGCACGTATTTCCAGTGCGTGCGCTACGATGCCATTTCGCAAGAGACCGAAGCGCAGTTTGCCGAATGGCTGACGACCGAGATCAAGGTGGCCGCCATTCCTGTCTCCGCGTTTTACGCGCAAGGCAAGGAGTCAAACATCGTGCGTTTCTGCTTTGCCAAGCAGGACGACACCTTGCGCCTGGCGCTGGAGCGCCTGCGCAGCATATAA
- a CDS encoding HD-GYP domain-containing protein, protein MVQRRIGPADLVPGEPLPWDLYLADHSAGPQLRKGQIITDGTQLGRLLQLGLYVGTPEQPSVLRLVNEAAQRLERLLLDLRSESNAERDVRDIARDLLRALEHDADISLASILLNQIAGTYAVRHCIETALLAMLVGRSMHKSHDELILIGAAALTMNVGMLRHHDSFQDRRGPLNDEEMRIVRKHPQESTELLRCAGVDDEEWLSCVLLHHENDDGSGYPQGRTADEILQNAKLIGLADRYCARVSARNYRRSIVPDQALQHTFLDQGMPIDPLLGEQFVKLLGKYPPGTLVRLRSGELGVVTQRGAAHVHPLSDPLGAPLAAAELAQLSPRDTADSRFAIVSSLHEDDVGLHFSMRNVWGDEARL, encoded by the coding sequence ATGGTACAACGTCGCATCGGCCCGGCCGACCTGGTTCCCGGCGAACCCCTGCCCTGGGATCTGTATCTGGCTGACCATAGTGCCGGCCCGCAACTGCGCAAGGGGCAGATCATCACCGACGGCACGCAGTTGGGCCGTTTGCTGCAGCTGGGCCTGTATGTGGGCACGCCCGAGCAGCCGTCCGTCTTGCGCCTGGTCAACGAGGCGGCGCAGCGCCTGGAACGCCTGCTGCTGGACTTGCGCAGCGAAAGCAATGCCGAGCGCGACGTGCGCGACATCGCCCGCGACCTGCTGCGCGCACTCGAGCACGATGCCGACATCTCCCTGGCCAGCATCTTGCTCAACCAGATCGCCGGCACCTACGCCGTGCGCCACTGCATCGAAACGGCGCTGCTGGCCATGCTGGTGGGGCGCAGCATGCACAAGTCCCACGATGAACTCATACTGATCGGTGCCGCCGCGCTGACGATGAACGTGGGCATGTTGCGCCACCACGACAGCTTCCAGGACCGGCGCGGCCCCCTGAATGACGAAGAAATGCGCATCGTGCGCAAGCATCCGCAGGAAAGCACGGAACTGCTGCGCTGCGCCGGCGTCGACGACGAGGAATGGCTCAGTTGCGTGCTCTTGCACCATGAAAACGACGACGGCAGCGGCTACCCGCAAGGACGCACGGCCGATGAAATCCTGCAAAACGCCAAGCTGATCGGCCTGGCCGACCGCTATTGCGCCCGCGTCTCCGCGCGCAACTACCGCCGCTCCATCGTCCCCGACCAGGCGCTGCAGCATACCTTTCTCGACCAGGGCATGCCCATTGACCCGTTGCTGGGAGAACAGTTTGTCAAGCTGCTGGGCAAATATCCGCCCGGCACATTGGTCCGCCTGCGCAGCGGCGAACTGGGCGTCGTCACGCAACGGGGCGCCGCCCACGTGCATCCGCTGAGCGACCCGCTGGGCGCGCCGCTGGCCGCCGCCGAGCTGGCGCAACTGTCTCCCCGCGACACGGCCGACAGCCGCTTTGCCATCGTTTCGTCGCTGCATGAAGACGATGTCGGCTTGCATTTCAGCATGCGGAATGTGTGGGGCGATGAGGCGCGGCTGTAG